In one Epinephelus lanceolatus isolate andai-2023 chromosome 19, ASM4190304v1, whole genome shotgun sequence genomic region, the following are encoded:
- the LOC144458790 gene encoding uncharacterized protein LOC144458790, translating into MDDDLQTFLQQRLVSEETIEKMEKDKIDVSVIPLMGESDLAQYLPSYGDRVAVVAFCQKRDKDSRKEAIINRIKGRFLGGSREAAPSTSTGTRGTPWQGNKNGEKKQRRLELGWVDYDSAEQRFKQVRAVKGGGTRSLTIERNTTVDEIRVLAESIFFPNGSSTRKKLSDYRTEVRDFAQCQIKFSSTCKELYEHTKVRLLRLYLCTKRKDPDQSSNSSTSKLPASQHSAYQSPARQCHALEPPSSQCSYIEPPASQTFVLELPTSQCSANEPPTSQHLDVEPPTSQHLDVEPPTSQHFDLEPPTSQHLDVEPPTSQCYVLESPYSQHSALESPVYINAGTPEVFYRVFVNTSTINR; encoded by the exons ATGGATGACGATCTCCAGACATTCCTGCAGCAACGCCTGGTTTCAGAGGAAACCATTGAGAAGATGGAGAAAGACAAG ATTGATGTCTCAGTTATTCCTCTTATGGGGGAAAGTGATCTTGCACAGTACCTCCCCAGTTATGGGGATAGGGTTGCTGTGGTAGCCTTCTGCCAGAAAAGGGATAAAGACTCAAGAAAGGAGGCAATCATCAACCGAATTAAAGGCAGGTTTTTGGGAGGAAGTCGGGAAGCAGCACCGTCAACATCAACGGGCACTAGGGGAACTCCATGGCAAGGTAACaaaaatggagagaaaaaacagaggAGGTTAGAATTAGGGTGGGTGGATTATGATTCTGCAGAGCAGCGATTTAAGCAAGTGCGAGCAGTGAAAGGAGGAGGTACAAGGTCCTTGACAATTGAGAGAAATACAACTGTTGATGAAATCAGAGTATTGGCGGaatctatttttttccccaatggTTCTTCCACTCGAAAGAAGCTCTCTGACTATCGCACAGAAGTCAGAGACTTTGCACAGTGCCAGATAAAGTTTTCCAGCACATGCAAGGAGCTTTATGAACATACTAAAGTTCGTCTACTTAGACTCTATCTTTGCACGAAACGCAAAGACCCAGACCAGTCCTCCAACTCTTCTACCTCCAAGTTACCTGCTTCTCAGCACTCTGCATACCAGTCCCCTGCAAGACAATGCCATGCCCTTGAGCCACCTTCCTCACAGTGCTCATACATCGAACCACCTGCCTCTCAGACCTTTGTGCTCGAACTACCTACTTCACAGTGTTCAGCCAATGAGCCACCTACCTCACAACACTTGGATGTGGAGCCACCTACCTCACAGCACTTGGATGTGGAGCCACCTACCTCACAGCACTTTGACCTGGAGCCACCTACCTCACAACACTTGGATGTGGAGCCACCTACTTCACAATGCTACGTCTTAGAGTCACCTTACTCCCAGCACTCTGCTCTTGAGTCACCTGTGTATATAAATGCTGGCACTCCAGAG GTATTCTACAGAGTTTTTGTCAACACATCAACAATAAACAGGTAA